TACACACCGATGGAAGCCATCCAGGCGGCGACGAGCTGGAACGCGGCGATCTGCCGCCTCGCGGAGAGCGCTGGATCGATCGAGGTCGGCAAACGCGCGGACGTGATCGCCGTTGAGGGCGACCCCCTCTCGGACATCCGCGCCGTACAGCGCGTCCGGTTCGTCATGAAGCAGGGGACGGTGCATCGGCATGATGCGTCGGAAGGAGAGGGCGGGCCATGGACTTCCGTCTGACCGAAGAGGACCGCGCACTTGTCGAACGTGCCCGCGGGCTCGGGGGCGAGTTTGCCACACGGGCGCGCGAATACGATGAAGCCGCGGCGTTCCCGGAGAAGGACTTCGATCAACTGCGCGCAGGGGGCCTGCTCGCGCTGACGGTGCCGACCGCGCTGGGCGGCCACGGGTTCTGGCAGGGCACGCGGTTTCTGCCGTTTTACTTGGTGCTCGAGGCCATCGCCTCCGGGGCGGCATCGACCGCCCAATTGCTCCAGGTTCACTCCCATGCCAGCGGGATCGTCGCCTACCTGGGGAATGAGAAGCAGCGCCGCCGGATCCTGGGCGACGTCGCCGCGCGAGGTGCCCTCATCGCCTCCTGCGGGAGCGAGACCGATCCCGCCCGGATCAGCTCGAGCACGGTCGAATCGGTCCTGCGTCCCGCGGACGGCGGCTTCCGTCTTTCCGGGGTGAAGCATTTTGGCTCACTGGCCCCCGCCGCGGACTACTATCTGATCTATGTGCTGGCGCCGGGCACCCGCACCGTGGCCGAGGGGTATACGACCGTGATCGTGCCCAAGGGGACACCCGGCGTGTCTCTGGAAGATACGTGGGACACCATGGGCATGCGGGCGACGATCAGCTGGAGCCTACGCCTCAACGACGTCTTCGTCCCTGTCGAGAACGTGATCGGCGAGCCGGGCGACTGGGTGCAGCGGGACCCGCGCACGTTCACCCTCGGATACGTAGCCAACCACCTCGGCACGGCGCAGGGGGTGTTCGACTTCGTCCGGCGGTATGTCCAGGAGCGCCCCTTCCTGGCGAAAGACGATGTGACGGCCTGCACCCTTGGCGAAATGGACGCCGCGCTCCAGGCCACCCGCACGTCGATGTGGTACGCCGCCTGGCTGTGGGAGCAGGGCCGGTACGACGACGCCGAACTGGCCTCGATGCGCGCCCTGCACACCTCAAAGCAGGCGGCGATCATGATCACGACCAAGGCGTTCGACGTCTGCGGCGCGCGCAGCGCTTTCAAGACGCTCCCGCTCGAACGCGCGCTCCGGGACGTGCGCACGTTCACCCTCCACTTCCGCGAATCCCAGGTCTTGCGCATGCTGGCCGACGCCGATCTCGGCGGCGCGTTTCACTCGAAGCAGAAGTACGGCCCGAAGCTTCCGCCCGAGGCTCTGAAATCTCTTCGCGTATCGACGTAGCGCAGGCCGGGCAGGGACAGCCGTGGGGATGACGGAGCGGATTTACCGAGTTCTCGCCACGCGCCAGCGGTCCATGGTTGAGGAACTCGGAGCGTACGTGTCCGCCGAGAGCGGCTCGCGGGACAAGCCGGGGGTCGATCGCGCGGGGCGACTTGCCGCAGACGCTCTGGCCGCGACCGGATTCGCCGTCGAAACCGTGCCTCAGCCGTCGTGCGGCGACCACCTGGTTGCGCGCAGGGCGGGCGGCGGGCGCGGCCGCCTGCTCGCCCTGCTCCACCTGGACACGGTCTGGCCGCGGGGGACGCTGGCGAACAACCCGTTTCGGGTCGAGGGCGGACGGGCGTACGGCCCCGGGGTCTTGGACATGAAGGGCGGGTGGGTGGTGCTCTTCTCGGCGCTGCGCGCTCTGGGGGAGATGGAGTGGGACGGGCTCGCGGCGACCACGGTGTTCCTCTGTGGCGACGAGGAACTGGGGAGCCCGACAGGCCGGGCGTGGATCGAGCGCGAGGCGCGGCGTGCCGACTGGACCTTGGTCATGGAGCCTGCCCGGGAGAATGGCGCCCTGGTCGTGCAACGCGGCATGGTCGGGGCCCTGTCGCTGGAGGTGAGCGGTATCACCGCGCACACCACCGCGCCGGAGCGCGGGGCGAGCGCCGTCCACGCGCTCGCCCACAAGATCCTGGAACTGGAGGACCTGACCGACCCCGTGCGCGGAACGCTGGTCACCGTCGGCGTCGCCGCTGGGGGCAGCGCCCGACAGGTGATCCCGGACCGGGCGACCGCCAGCGTCGATGTGCGCGCCCGCACCGCGGGTGACGCCGAGGAACTTCTGCGACGCATCCAGATCATCGCCGGCGCCCCCCACGTCTCGGGGACGTCCGCACAACTCGCAGGGGGGATTACGCGGCCTGCGTTTGAACGCACCCCGGGGGGAGAACGGCTGCTCCAACTGGCGCAGGCCTGCGGCCGGGAGATCGGTCTCGCCCTGGACGGAGCGGCTACCCAGGCGGGGTCCGACGGCAATTTTACCGGCGCGCTGGGGATCCCGACGCTTGACGGTCTCGGCGCAGAAGGCGGGCACGCTTGCAGCCGGAATGAGTTCGTACTCGTCGAGTCGTTACCACGGCGGGCGGCGCTGCTCGCGGGGTTGATCGCGAAGCTTCCCCCCTCGGATACCGCGAGGGGGTAATGGAGGATGGCCCGGGCTCGCTAAGGCGGACCGCACGCCGGACCAGCGCTTTCGCGGCGTCGAGAACCCGCGCGAGCCCACCGCTGGATCAGAAGCTTTAGTTCGACCATAGACGAACAGCCCTCAGGGATGCGGCGCTCGCGCCCGTGTCGAATCGGCGTTGCGCGCATCGACCGCGGCCTCCCAATCGTGCATCCTGGCGTCAAAAGAAAAAATCTTTGACATCCCAACAAACAGGGGATCGTAGGGGATGGCAGTGGTCCTCGCGAAGAGTCCCGCACACCGCACCGAGTTTCGTCGGTACTTGAGGCGCCAGATGGCATTGCCTGTGCGGTCACTCCAGGATTAGGAGGGCCCGCGATGGGTTCCCGCTATGAGCTTTTTGATCAACCCCGTCCGTTCCGCACACCGAGTCGTATTTGGTTCGGGACCGGCGCCGCGACCCAGATCGGGGACTGTGTCAGGGAGCTCGCGATCGCGGTGGGTCCCGTCTTGCTGATGACGGACCCTGTTGGAGATCGCCTCGGGTTGGCGCGGGAGATCGTCTCGGGGCTCGAGAAGGCAGGGTTCCGGATCGAGCGCTACTCGAATATCCCCGGCGAGCCGAGTGCAGAGACCGCCGACAGCGCCGTCGCGGTGGCCCGGCACTTATCCCCGGTCCTGGTGGTTGGCGTCGGCGGCGGCAGCGTGATGGACGTCGCAAAGCTCAGTGCTGCGCTTGTCCGCAACGCCGGAAGCGTGTTCGACTATACGCATTTCGTCGGGCAGCGG
The window above is part of the bacterium genome. Proteins encoded here:
- a CDS encoding M20 family metallopeptidase produces the protein MTERIYRVLATRQRSMVEELGAYVSAESGSRDKPGVDRAGRLAADALAATGFAVETVPQPSCGDHLVARRAGGGRGRLLALLHLDTVWPRGTLANNPFRVEGGRAYGPGVLDMKGGWVVLFSALRALGEMEWDGLAATTVFLCGDEELGSPTGRAWIEREARRADWTLVMEPARENGALVVQRGMVGALSLEVSGITAHTTAPERGASAVHALAHKILELEDLTDPVRGTLVTVGVAAGGSARQVIPDRATASVDVRARTAGDAEELLRRIQIIAGAPHVSGTSAQLAGGITRPAFERTPGGERLLQLAQACGREIGLALDGAATQAGSDGNFTGALGIPTLDGLGAEGGHACSRNEFVLVESLPRRAALLAGLIAKLPPSDTARG
- a CDS encoding acyl-CoA dehydrogenase family protein; translation: MDFRLTEEDRALVERARGLGGEFATRAREYDEAAAFPEKDFDQLRAGGLLALTVPTALGGHGFWQGTRFLPFYLVLEAIASGAASTAQLLQVHSHASGIVAYLGNEKQRRRILGDVAARGALIASCGSETDPARISSSTVESVLRPADGGFRLSGVKHFGSLAPAADYYLIYVLAPGTRTVAEGYTTVIVPKGTPGVSLEDTWDTMGMRATISWSLRLNDVFVPVENVIGEPGDWVQRDPRTFTLGYVANHLGTAQGVFDFVRRYVQERPFLAKDDVTACTLGEMDAALQATRTSMWYAAWLWEQGRYDDAELASMRALHTSKQAAIMITTKAFDVCGARSAFKTLPLERALRDVRTFTLHFRESQVLRMLADADLGGAFHSKQKYGPKLPPEALKSLRVST